GGAGCCCGCCGCGTCGCCGGTCCTGTCCGGGGGCCAGAAGGGCCCGCACCCGATCCAGGGCATCGGCGCCGGCTTCGTCCCGCCGGTGCTCGAGCTGGACCTGGTCGACGAGGTCATCACCGTCGGCAACGAAGACGCGATCAATTTAGCCCGGCGGCTGGCCCGGGAGGAGGGCCTGCTGGTCGGTATCTCCTCGGGCGCGGCCGCGGTGGCCGCCCTGCAGGTGGCCCGCCGGCCCGAGAACGCCGGCAAGCTCGTCGTCGTCATCCTGCCCGACTTCGGTGAGCGGTATCTGAGCACGCCGCTCTTCGCCGACGTGGTGGACTAGCCATGCTCGCGGCCATGCGGCAAGACATCCGGGCGGCCAAACAGCGGGATCCGGCCGCCCCGAGCGCGCTGCAGGTCGTCTTCGCCTACCCAGGCGTGCACGCGATCTGGGGCCACCGGATCAGCCACTGGCTATGGAACCGCGGCGCCAGGCTGGCCGCGCGGACGTTGGCGGAACTCACCCGCATCCTGACCGGAGTCGACATCCACCCCGGCGCCATCCTCGGCGCTGGCCTCTTCATCGACCACGCGACCGGCGTGGTGATCGGGGAAACCGCGGAGATCGGCGACGACGTCACCATCTATCACGGCGTCACCCTCGGCGGCAGCGGCGTGGACACCGGAAAACGCCACCCCACCGTCGGCGACCGCGTGACCATCGGCGCCGGAGCAAAGGTCCTCGGCCCGATCAAGATCGGCGACGACAGCAGGATCGGCGCCAATGCCGTGGTGGTCAAGCCGGTGCCGTCGAACTCAGTGGTCGTCGGGGTTCCGGGGCAGGTCATCAGCCGCGCGGGCCGAGGCAGGCCAGACGATTCGATGATGCCCGACCTCGTGGGAGTCAGCCTCCAATCCCTGCTCACCAGGGTGGCCAGGCTGGAGGCATTGAACGACGGCCCGCAGACCGGCCGTGTGATCCGCCCGCCCGAGGCCGGCGTGTGGCACGGCGAGGACTTCTCCATCTGAACAGCGCGGGTGCAGAATACCCGACGCTACGGCGCGGGCAAGGTTTAAATCGCTTGTGAGGCAAACACATAGAAGCCGTCGGCACCTGACGGCGATGTTCTATAGTGGGGCCATGCCAGTTGCCATGGAGCGCTTCGTCGTTACGCGCTGTTGCGCCGGGCACTGTTGTCGTTGATTTCCTGGCACTTTCTGACGTTCGAATAGTCTTTCGCTTTCTCCCGCAACCGGATTCCGGTCGGCGGTATGACACGAGCGTCGGCCAAACCTTTTCAGGACCATCAACCGCAGTTTCCTAACACATTGCATCACAGAATAATTCGGACCAGGAGGTCGGCAGCAAATGATCGAGACCCTCGCAAGCCAACAACATCCCGGCGCGAGCCGTCAACAGGCAAGTCGAGCCCTCGACACGGCGGTGGGGATACTCGTCGGCTGGCGCCGGTGCAGCACCCATACCGCTTTCCGGGAGCTGCTCAGTGCCAGCGAGCGGCACGGGGTGCCGCTGTTCAAGCTGGCTTCGGCCTTGGTGGCCCTGGCCAGTGGGGGCTCCGAAAGTGGGATGGACGGTGCCGAGGCTCGGCTCGCCGCGGAGAAGGAGTGGGGTCTGAATTACTTGCTGTGATCGATACGGGGAGCGACTACGGTGACCGCGGGTCGACCTCGGCGAATGATTTCACCCACCGGTGCGGGGGCCGCGGGGAATTCGGTTCACCGGTCCGCGCCACCCCAAGCACCCGCCAACCCGCGGCGGCCGCGGCGTCGAGTTCGTCGGGATGGTCGGTCAGAAATAGGATTCGCTCCGCGGGGAGTCCGATCGCCTCGGCAATCCGGCGGTAGGACGCGTCCTCGCGCTTAGCCCCGGCGGTGGTCAGATCGAACCAGCCGCCGATCAATGACGCCAGCTCTCCCCCGCGGGCGTGGGCGAACCAATCCTGTTGATTGCGAACCGAGCCCGACGAGAACACATACAGCGAGATGCCGGTCTCGTGCCACGCCGCCAGCGCCGGCCGGACGTCGCCGTAAAACTCCCCGTGCAGGGCACCGGCGCGGAAGCCCTCCGCGCAGATGAGGCCCTGGGCGGTCTTGAGCGGTTCCGCCTTGACGTCGGAATCCAGCCAATCACGCAGGATGTCGGCCACCTCGGCCGCGCCGGCACCGGGCCGTCCGGCCAGCTCTCGGGTGTTGGCGATCACCGAATCGGCTGCGCCGCCCGGGTTTTCGGCTAGCCACCGGCGAATGTGTTGCCGGGTATAGCCGTACAGGCCGTCGCGCACCGAGCTGGTCGGGCTGGTGGTGCCCTCGATGTCGATAACGATCGCGGAGATCACGCCGCGATCAGCTGATCGAGCGTCGGGAAGCGTTCGCCGATGGGGTCGGCGGTGAACTCGCCGATCCAGCCGTCCCGTTCCTCGAAGAAGCGGATCGCCACAAAATCGGGGCGCGCGCCCATGTCAAACCAATGCCGGGTGCCTGACGGCACCGACAACAGGTCACCGCCTTCGCACACCACCGCAACGACTTCCGGTTCGATGTGCAGGTAGAAACAGCCTCGGCCGGCGACGAAGAAGCGCACTTCGTCCTCGGCGTGGCGGTGCTCGGACAGAAACTTCTGCCGGGCCGCCCTGGCGGTGTCCGGCCAGCTCGGGTCGGCGTCGTCGGGCCGCAGCCGCGCCACGTCGATGTGCTTGTAGCGGCCGTCGGCGTTGAGCCCGGCGACCTTGTCGCGGTAATGGGCCAGGATGTCGGGGGTCGATGTGTCCGGGTCGAGGCCGGGCATCGTGGGCCAGCGATCGAATGCCACGCCCCGCTTGTCGAGTTCGACGCCGATCAGGCTTGCGTCGTCGGTGCGCAGTCGTATGTCGGCGGCATCGCCGTCGGCCATGATCTGCAACAGCGTCATCTCGGTTCCTCGCCGCCGGCGCCGATTTCGCGGCGACCGGTCAGCGTCGCCAGCTCACACATCGCCTCCAGGCACTCCGCGCGGTCGCGAGCCTGCGCGAGGGTGGCGCCCCACGCGGTGACACCGTGGCCGGCGATGAACAGCACGGGCGCGGCGTCCGGGTGCTTGGTCAGATGACGCTCGATGTCGGCGCC
The nucleotide sequence above comes from Mycobacterium malmoense. Encoded proteins:
- the cysE gene encoding serine O-acetyltransferase; its protein translation is MLAAMRQDIRAAKQRDPAAPSALQVVFAYPGVHAIWGHRISHWLWNRGARLAARTLAELTRILTGVDIHPGAILGAGLFIDHATGVVIGETAEIGDDVTIYHGVTLGGSGVDTGKRHPTVGDRVTIGAGAKVLGPIKIGDDSRIGANAVVVKPVPSNSVVVGVPGQVISRAGRGRPDDSMMPDLVGVSLQSLLTRVARLEALNDGPQTGRVIRPPEAGVWHGEDFSI
- a CDS encoding ANTAR domain-containing protein, yielding MIETLASQQHPGASRQQASRALDTAVGILVGWRRCSTHTAFRELLSASERHGVPLFKLASALVALASGGSESGMDGAEARLAAEKEWGLNYLL
- the mtnC gene encoding acireductone synthase, with product MISAIVIDIEGTTSPTSSVRDGLYGYTRQHIRRWLAENPGGAADSVIANTRELAGRPGAGAAEVADILRDWLDSDVKAEPLKTAQGLICAEGFRAGALHGEFYGDVRPALAAWHETGISLYVFSSGSVRNQQDWFAHARGGELASLIGGWFDLTTAGAKREDASYRRIAEAIGLPAERILFLTDHPDELDAAAAAGWRVLGVARTGEPNSPRPPHRWVKSFAEVDPRSP
- a CDS encoding 1,2-dihydroxy-3-keto-5-methylthiopentene dioxygenase: MTLLQIMADGDAADIRLRTDDASLIGVELDKRGVAFDRWPTMPGLDPDTSTPDILAHYRDKVAGLNADGRYKHIDVARLRPDDADPSWPDTARAARQKFLSEHRHAEDEVRFFVAGRGCFYLHIEPEVVAVVCEGGDLLSVPSGTRHWFDMGARPDFVAIRFFEERDGWIGEFTADPIGERFPTLDQLIAA